From Molothrus aeneus isolate 106 chromosome 18, BPBGC_Maene_1.0, whole genome shotgun sequence, a single genomic window includes:
- the C18H12orf43 gene encoding protein CUSTOS, giving the protein MAAPRGRSGSDSDSSSESEGGGEAAARFREAAWDCPALAAARAEPRSGGFRKDRLQPKDQPSLRPEAIGRQEGDNELQTTPEFRAHVAKKLGTMLDSFITVLKDSSGPSQTSLAPSDSEDDGFRLFSSSVPGDCGKPEPCPAARRRRPVSSSDTDSDQEWQRCQEAAVSAADILKQSAFPALSQDQSQGYVEPNQKKKKKKKIRRENNIQEKIIDPAECDQICKDLPRLVSANGQQERQNSNHRENSVLPGAVKKKKKKKKKE; this is encoded by the exons atggcggcgcccaggGGCCGCTCGGGCTCGGACAGCGACAGCAGCTCGGAGTCGGAGGGCGGCGGGGAAGCGGCCGCGCGGTTCCGGGAGGCTGCCTGGGACTGCCCCGCGctggcggcggcgcgggcggagCCGCGCAGCG GGGGCTTTAGAAAGGATCGGTTGCAGCCTAAAGATCAGCCAAGCCTGAG GCCTGAGGCAATCGGCCGCCAGGAGGGTGACAATGAGCTCCAGACAACTCCAGAGTTCAGAGCACACGTTGCAAAGAAACTGGGAACCATGCTAGACAG TTTCATCACTGTCTTGAAGGACTCATCAGGACCATCCCAGACTTCACTGGCACCGTCTGACTCTGAAGATGATG GTTTTCgcctcttctcttcctctgtccCTGGAGACTGTGGGAAACCAGAGCCTTGCCCTgcagcgaggaggaggaggccagTTAGCTCCAG TGACACAGACAGTGACCAAGAGTGGCAGAGGTGCCAGGAGGCTGCCGTGTCAGCTGCAGATATTCTGAAGCAAAGTGCTTTCCCTGCATTGTCCCAGGATCAGAGTCAGGGCTATGTAGAGcccaaccagaaaaaaaagaagaagaagaaaattaggaGAGAGAATAATATTCAAGAGAAAATAATAGACCCAGCAGAGTGTGACCAGATCTGCAAAGATTTGCCTCGGTTGGTGTCTGCAAATGGCCAGCAGGAGAGACAGAACAGCAATCACAGAGAGAactctgtgctgccaggagctgtgaagaagaaaaagaagaagaagaaaaaagaatga